The Brassica napus cultivar Da-Ae chromosome C1, Da-Ae, whole genome shotgun sequence DNA segment CCCGTGGCTGATAGACAACTACTGGTCTTACTTCTGTATCTTCAAACACATGCTCATCTCTTTCCGTGATATTCTCACCCATCTCAATCTCTCCGTGAAAAGTGAGCACACCACCAGTACCTTCATTACCAGTTGCATCATTCTCAGTACCATCTTCATCACCAACCTCTCTATCAGGCAGTGTTCTTGTAACGACAGAACATGTATGCTGCTTGATGAAACTTCTAACCGTCCAAATATTTGACGTCTTTAACATTGCAACTCGCACAAACCAATTGCACCCATCTTTGGCTCCTCGACATTTAACCACAAATCTCTTAGTATCCGACTTaattatatcaaattcaaaAGATTTCTGATACGACGCTGCTTGAATAAGAACTTTTGCTGCCTCCTTGGTTATAAATTCTTGACCTATAACCAAATCCATACCATCATCCCGTCTCTGATTGACACCATCATGCATCTCAATGTCTTCGTGAAAAGTGAGCACACCACCATTATCATCTTCATCACCAGCCTCTATAGCCTCTCTATCAGATAGACCGACATAGACATCAGTTTCATCATTCTCAGTAccatcctcatcctcttctaaAAGTTGCACTTCTTCATTGATGAACTCCACATGTAGAACACTTCTACACTTCTCATGATTTACTTGCAGTAGATAACCAAAAACGTCTTCATCATTCCAAATGTATGATGGCTTGTACGAATACAATACCATTGGAAAGTAACTAATCTTCACTTGCACCTTAGATTCATCTACCCTTATCTTTCTGCAAATACGCTCAACCAAAGCATAGTAAGTGATATCCTCCATTGATTTCCTCAACACAATCGTGTggatttcatcttctccttcaccaCCTCCCGAGATCCATTTTATTTCAGCCTCATCTTTCATATAATATCCtccataatcaaaacaaatgattGTGCAATTCAGATTTTGCATCTTCctgaaataaaatagaatatcatTAGAATTCTCATTATTAAGATGTTTAGAATTAATTATCACACCGTACAATCTTCTCTTACTAATACTACTTTAATTCAGTACTATACATAGTAATACTAGAAATCACAGTAAGAAATATCAATATAGTAATCCTAGTATTTCcaataaactttttttctttagtaAAACTAGTTATACCAGTAATAACCAGAACTTATCCTTGTACTAACTAATTCGCTTTTAGGACCCTATTGTTAGTATTTTACATCGACCATGATGTATAATTCATCTTAAATGAAATTACACACAGAAAATCATcgaaacacacataaaaatacccaaaatctataaacacaattttcaaaatctttttaaatctcTCATAATTTTCAttggatcttcttttttttacacTAGCCGAGATATACACTtgttttaataacatttcaGCAAAAAATACATCCAAAACGGACGTTAAAAGTACCCGATAGCCCTAAACACAGTTTTTGAAATCGTTTTTAATCTCTCAAATTTTCATCAAATCTTACTTTCTTAACGTTACCCATCATATACAcgatttttaaatgtaatatcacaaaaaaaaatcatcgaaAACGAACCTGAATTGCCTATTTTTTGAGCTTCAAAAAATGCTAATGGAGGATGAGAGGAAGAAGCTTGTACGATGAAGAAGGAGACATGTGGGTCAGGAGAAATCTGATTGGTTAAGGTTGTTTTGTGGACCATGTAGGTTGTTGAATTATGGTTGGTTTATTTAATTGGAGAATAAATGAAAGGCTAGTTTGGGGAGTGCAAGGATAAAAGGGTACGAAGAATAGAGTGGGGGCAGTAAGAATTCATTTATGGGGGTATGGGATATATGGAGTTAATCTCCATTTCCTACACTCAACTGCTATTGCCAAGCATTCGGAGTTCGAAGAATCAAGAAAATACATTCAAGATTGATTATTCTAGAACTATACATATTATCTGCGGCAAGCAGCTATAACAGAAGAAATAATCTCACAATCTAAGCCCAAATAGCAAGAGAAGACATGAGTCCAGCTCCTAGGAACAACATCATATAAGAAACAATTTGAAGCCTAAAGTTACAACTCATCCTCTTACTCAAGAAATCAGCAGCTATGAGATCCACTAAAGCCATGTACACAAGTATCCCTGCCGACAGAGAATCCAAGATACCTTCCGTGACCAACGCTCCAACGCTGTGAGAGTTAAAAGACGACGCCACTGCAGTTCCAATACCGATCCCTATCGGTGTTGTGAGGGCGAAAAAGCAAGCCATTATGGTGGCTGACTTGTTCCTGAACTGCGCTTGGGAGATGCATCCACCGAGAGCAAACCCTTCAAAGAATTGGTGGAACGATAGTGCTGCGATTAGAGGCCGGATTGTGCATGGAGATTGAGATACTCCAAGTGATATGCCGATGATAATGGAGTGTGACACGATTCCAAGCTCCAAAACCTAACAATGTTGGTAAAATGAGACTAATCTTGAGCTTACATCTGAGACTATACAAGAATCAAGAAACAGAGATTTGTACCTGAGAAACAATTACATGCCTTGCTCCACTTCCGAGCTCCAAACCTCCGTGAGCGTGTCCATGTCCATGAGCATGACCAATGTCAATTTTCTGGTGTCCATCACAAGAACCATGACTATGTGTATGGTGAGCAGCATGAGCATGAATGCCAACAATGTGAATCCCGCCATTGTCTTCTTCTCCAAACACTTTATCATCATCGTCCCCTCCTTCCGCAACCACGGGAACAACGATACCAGGAGACTGTTCAATACCAAGCTGTTCATCAGACGGATCAGCACCTTCCCTCTCTTGCTTCCTCTCATAGTACTGAGTCCCCATGAAATCAACAAGCAGAGTGATCAAAGCAGCAACCATCGCAAAGAACCCCGGGAAAGGAAACTTAGACCAAGGAAACTCCGGTAAGCACGGGTTGTTCAAAGCCTCAGTGCCACCAGCCAACATGTGAACAAACCCAGTGGCGAGGATCACACCGGCTGCAAAGGCTTTAGCAGTTACAAATAGACTACTGTCTGTTCGAAGGAACCGGCGGTTTCTCCCAATGAGTGGTATAGCTACACCAGCAGCACCAGCTAAGAGAATGGATGCAATGGCTACTAATTTAAGCAGAAACGCAGCGGAATCGTCACGACAAAGATCTGACTCGCTGGCATTGCAAAGAATGGTGGATGAAGAAGCAACCATTGTCTCAGGAACTACCTGCAAGATGGACTCTGTTTCTGTAAACAGAGGACCCATTGCAACAAGATTAAACATATCAGAACAAAAGTTTTGAATCTTTTAATCCCTAAACTGAGGATATACATTGTAACATCTGTACTTAACTTTCTGTTaaataaaacttcaaaacaCATGCAAAGATTTtgaatagaaaaggaaaatagtATCAAtcttttgcaattttttttagcAAAGTATGAATGTTTATTTCAAAGGAGCTCGTTGACGTTATGTTCAATGAAGTATACCTGAGAGAGAATCTCTTTCTGATCTGAAAAAGTATAGAGGAAACAAACTCCAAAGAACCTAAACCAACAAACACAGAATCAGTTTCAGgaagttataaataaaataattgaaaatagtAATCTGAGATTGACGAACATCGATGAAGAACATTGAGTGACTAAGAAGATCTCGTCGGGATCATGAAAAAAGTTAGCGTAAAAAGAAGTATCCTCGTAAACTCCAAAGACTTGAATGAATGAGAGTTATTAAATACGAGAATACAGATAGGATGAATAGAGAAGAAAACAAGTTGGAGGAAGAAACAAGTTAGTGTCGACATCGTGATGGAGTTCGCAGTTGGGCAACAGGTTTAGACTTTAGAGAAGAGAAGACATTTGCTTATAAGTTCTCCAGAATATTGTATACACGCCAAATATGTCGACATTTTGAAGtaatttctattatatattttgttgatttttaaatttctttctTAAAATAATGTAGACAATGATGTACGTCCTTATAATCAATTTATTGCACCCGAGGAAAAAACGAAACCGGTTTATTggatgaaaagaaaataatcataaagtttttatttattgtcaACAACTACTAGTAGCCCTACCGAAACAATTTAGATCACTAACGATAatacaatttcattaattatatcgTCATCTTAACACATTATCATCTGTAATTAGGCCtgagacttattatccgagatccggattcgatctgAGATCCGTTCCGtatccgctccgaaaataggatatccggggtgcccggatccgaatccggatagtaaaatcttggatccgtccaaa contains these protein-coding regions:
- the LOC106452032 gene encoding fe(2+) transport protein 3, chloroplastic; this translates as MFFIDVLWSLFPLYFFRSERDSLSETESILQVVPETMVASSSTILCNASESDLCRDDSAAFLLKLVAIASILLAGAAGVAIPLIGRNRRFLRTDSSLFVTAKAFAAGVILATGFVHMLAGGTEALNNPCLPEFPWSKFPFPGFFAMVAALITLLVDFMGTQYYERKQEREGADPSDEQLGIEQSPGIVVPVVAEGGDDDDKVFGEEDNGGIHIVGIHAHAAHHTHSHGSCDGHQKIDIGHAHGHGHAHGGLELGSGARHVIVSQVLELGIVSHSIIIGISLGVSQSPCTIRPLIAALSFHQFFEGFALGGCISQAQFRNKSATIMACFFALTTPIGIGIGTAVASSFNSHSVGALVTEGILDSLSAGILVYMALVDLIAADFLSKRMSCNFRLQIVSYMMLFLGAGLMSSLAIWA
- the LOC111206854 gene encoding uncharacterized protein LOC111206854, which gives rise to MQNLNCTIICFDYGGYYMKDEAEIKWISGGGEGEDEIHTIVLRKSMEDITYYALVERICRKIRVDESKVQVKISYFPMVLYSYKPSYIWNDEDVFGYLLQVNHEKCRSVLHVEFINEEVQLLEEDEDGTENDETDVYVGLSDREAIEAGDEDDNGGVLTFHEDIEMHDGVNQRRDDGMDLVIGQEFITKEAAKVLIQAASYQKSFEFDIIKSDTKRFVVKCRGAKDGCNWFVRVAMLKTSNIWTVRSFIKQHTCSVVTRTLPDREVGDEDGTENDATGNEGTGGVLTFHGEIEMGENITERDEHVFEDTEVRPVVVYQPRDDGTGLVLGQEFGTKEEAKVHIQTAYHRTIYPVPHMSDWVIPEDVKAKKILPPDFDKKKGKPQQTRFPSVGESRGRGKRGRGGARGARGRGRGEGMASYFECGSGSGTT